In Solanum pennellii chromosome 7, SPENNV200, the following are encoded in one genomic region:
- the LOC107025359 gene encoding protein TSS isoform X1, whose translation MAPKTGKAKPHKAKGEKKKKEEKVLPNVIEITVETPNDSQVMLKGISTDKILDVRKLLAVNVETCHVTNYSLSHEVRGTKLKETVEIVSLKPCHLSLVEEDYTEEQSVAHIRRLLDIVACTTSFAGSSSSTKTTGRTGTEPGSENALSEPKSGKTKPQEPRKAGAKPSKPDGVAAVCDGVDAGEAAEKGDPAMMCPPPRLGQFYDFFSFAHLTPPIQYIRRSSRPFLEDKTEDDFFQIDVRICSGKPTTIVASRTGFYPAGKRALSSHSLVGLLQQLSRVFDAAYKALMKGFTEHNKFGNLPYGFRANTWVVPPFVADNPATFPPLPMEDENWGGNGGGQGRDGKHDHRPWAKEFAILAAMPCKTAEERQIRDRKAFLLHSLFVDVSVLKAVASIKHLVDNSSSSTIPYEEKIGDLLISVTKDLPDASNKLDNKNDGIQVLGMSPEDLAKRNLLKGITADESATVHDTSTLGVVVVRHCGYTAIVKVAAEVNWGTNPIPLDIEIDDQAEGGANALNVNSLRMLLHKSSTPQPSSQVHKLQGADVEDVLATKSLVRQVLDDSLQKLQEEDSKQVKSIRWELGACWVQHLQNQASGKVESKKTDEAKVEPAVKGLGKHGGLLKEIKKKSDDKSSKASSGNEVSSGDANNKELEKLDEEMEILWKKVLPEAAYLRLKESETGLHLKSPDELISMAHKYYADTALPKLVADFGSLELSPVDGRTLTDFMHTRGLQMCSLGRVVELADKLPHVQSLCIHEMVVRAYKHILQAVVAAVDNIANVAASIASCLNVLLGTPSAENGDSDDDLKWKWVETFLLKRFGWQWKDESREDLRKFAILRGLCHKVGLELVPKDYDIDSPFPFKKSDIISMVPVYKHVACSSADGRTLLESSKTSLDKGKLEDAVTFGTKALSKLVSVCGPYHRMTAGAYSLLAVVLYHTGDFNQATIYQQKALDINERELGLDHPDTMKSYGDLAVFYYRLQHTELALKYVNRALYLLHLTCGPSHPNTAATYINVAMMEEGLGNVHVALRYLHEALKCNQRLLGADHIQTAASYHAIAIALSLMEAYSLSVQHEQTTLQILQAKLGPDDLRTQNFLQDAAAWLEYFESKALEQQEAARNGTPKPDASISSKGHLSVSDLLDYIAPDAEMKAREAQKKQARAKVKGKAGPNGGIATDEFEKDELLSPTSPVVENSSDKENKSELDNKSELKIAEPTPKESEHILIEQTLLEKNDDVILEDTSEEGWQEALPKGRSTMGRKISSSRRPNLAKLNTNFTNASHLPRARGKTTNFPSPRLTPNESAASSGLSPASKKFVKSASFSPKLNSAASPSGGTERSSKPKSAPLTPAQAEQVVKTNSIVSSISVQAAGKLFSYKEVALAPPGTIVKAVAEQLPKDSNSEQNKETVATDSTLPTTARTNDGEKAQKVGEEKQHDDSGEKTNQAVNEAQQSKEKAPVSSESSEGTKADTSGEMDGVVTASTNSSVPGIQNNGSSDSNATSKVNILESKAATDLVTEKDACLTNEGAAVKEKNDDEPGDLGSVTLPTGVDKDITSNASTVPTESDQQGDSETVKEASKKLSAAAPPFNPSPIPVFGTIPAPGFKEHGGILPPPVNIPPLLPLSPVRRSPHQSATARVPYGPRLSGGYGRSGNRVPRNKPAFLNAEPNGDANHFAIPRIMNPHAAEFVPGQPWVPNGFPVAPNGYMASPNGMPVSPNGYPISPNSIPVSPDGSPASLNSTPVTEDGISISPVEAGESPLAVTVEEAAENHDKAVAGGTEVETSSSLVTDETESQQIMQDQEEDVEKLHDIPNDDEKSPCENGEMSVDTPALSDEITASKETCNTVVLEEKGTKRWGDYSDGENEVVEVAS comes from the exons ATGGCTCCCAAAACAGGAAAAGCTAAGCCACACAAAGCAAAgggagagaagaagaaaaaagaagagaaag TTCTGCCAAATGTTATAGAGATAACGGTAGAAACACCCAACGACTCACAAGTGATGCTTAAG GGGATATCAACGGACAAGATTTTAGATGTGAGAAAGCTCTTAGCCGTCAATGTAGAGACATGTCACGTGACCAATTACTCCTTGTCACATGAg GTGAGAGGAACAAAGCTAAAAGAAACGGTGGAAATTGTGTCGCTAAAACCGTGCCACCTCAGCTTAGTCGAAG AGGATTATACAGAAGAACAGTCAGTGGCGCATATTAGAAGACTTCTCGACATAGTTGCATGCACCACTTCATTCGCCGGTTCATCTTCTTCAACCAAAACCACCGGTCGAACCGGTACTGAACCCGGTTCAGAAAATGCACTCTCCGAACCTAAATCAGGCAAGACCAAACCTCAGGAACCGAGAAAGGCCGGCGCTAAACCGTCAAAGCCAGATGGCGTCGCCGCCGTATGTGACGGCGTCGATGCCGGTGAAGCGGCGGAGAAAGGTGATCCCGCGATGATGTGTCCTCCGCCGCGACTAGGACAGTTCTATGATTTCTTCTCGTTTGCTCATCTCACTCCTCCGATCCAAT ATATTAGGAGATCAAGTCGACCATTCCTTGAGGATAAAACAGAAGATGATTTTTTCCAAATAGAT GTCCGAATCTGCAGTGGCAAGCCAACAACAATTGTTGCTTCTAGGACAGGTTTCTATCCTGCTGGAAAACGCGCTCTTTCAAGTCACTCTTTGGTTGGATTGTTGCAACAATTAAGTCGAGTTTTTGATGCT GCATACAAGGCTCTCATGAAAGGATTCACTGAGCATAATAAG TTTGGGAATCTTCCTTATGGTTTTCGAGCAAACACATGGGTTGTCCCTCCTTTTGTTGCTGACAATCCAGCTACTTTTCCTCCACTTCCCATGGAAGATGAGAATTGGGGAGGAAACGGAGGTGGACAGGGAAGAGATGGTAAGCATGATCATAGGCCGTGGGCAAAGGAATTTGCGATCCTGGCTGCAATGCCTTGTAAAACAGCGGAAGAAAGGCAAATTAGAGATAGGAAAGCGTTTCTACTGCACAGTCTATTTGTCGATGTATCAGTTCTCAAAGCAGTTGCTTCCATAAAGCATCTAGTGGACAACAGCTCTAGTTCTACAATTCCATACGAGGAAAAAATTGGTGATCTTCTTATCAGTGTGACAAAAGACCTTCCCGATGCGAGCAATAAGTTGGACAACAAAAACGATGGCATTCAGGTGCTAGGCATGTCGCCTGAGGATCTTGCAAAGAGAAACTTACTAAAAGGCATAACTGCAGATGAGAGTGCAACTGTTCAT GATACTTCTACCTTGGGTGTAGTGGTGGTTAGGCATTGTGGCTACACAGCTATCGTAAAAGTTGCAGCTGAGGTGAACTGGGGGACAAATCCCATTCCTCTGGATATTGAAATAGATGACCAGGCAGAGGGAGGTGCAAATGCATTGAATGTTAACAG CTTGAGAATGCTATTGCACAAGTCATCAACTCCTCAGCCATCTAGCCAAGTACATAAATTACAAGGCGCAGATGTCGAAGACGTTCTAGCTACTAAGTCTTTAGTTAGACAAGTGCTCGACGATAGCTTGCAGAAGTTACAGGAAGAAGACAGTAAACAAGTGAAATCTATTAGATGGGAGCTGGGTGCATGTTGGGTGCAACATCTGCAAAATCAAGCCTCCGGGAAAGTTGAGTCTAAGAAAACTGATGAAGCTAAAGTAGAGCCAGCGGTTAAGGGTCTTGGAAAGCATGGTGGTCTGCTGAAGGAAATCAAGAAGAAGTCAGATGACAAGAGCAGCAAAGCCAGTTCAGGCAACGAAGTTTCTTCAGGTGATGCTAACAATAAAGAGCTAGAGAAACTAGACGAGGAAATGGAAATTCTTTGGAAAAAGGTGCTACCTGAAGCAGCATATTTGCGCCTAAAGGAATCAGAAACTGGTCTTCACCTTAAG TCACCCGACGAGTTGATCAGTATGGCACATAAATACTATGCTGATACTGCCCTTCCAAAACTG GTTGCTGATTTTGGGTCACTGGAGCTTTCACCCGTCGATGGAAGGACACTGACAGATTTCATGCACACCAGGGGTTTGCAAATGTGCTCCTTGGGGCGCGTG GTGGAACTTGCAGACAAACTTCCTCACGTTCAATCTCTTTGTATTCACGAGATGGTTGTTCGAGCTTACAAACACATACTGCAGGCTGTTGTGGCAGCAGTTGATAATATTGCTAATGTGGCTGCATCAATAGCTTCTTGTTTAAATGTATTGCTCGGGACTCCGTCTGCAGAAAATGGTGATTCAGATGATGACTTGAAATGGAAGTGGGTAGAAACTTTTCTTTTGAAGAGGTTCGGGTGGCAGTGGAAGGATGAAAGTCGGGAGGATCTTAGAAAATTTGCCATTCTTCGAGGTCTTTGTCACAAG GTAGGACTTGAGCTTGTTCCCAAAGACTATGATATAGACTCTCCATTTCCTTTCAAGAAGTCGGATATCATAAGCATGGTCCCCGTGTACAAG CATGTTGCATGCTCATCAGCGGATGGGCGTACGCTGCTGGAATCATCGAAAACTTCTCTGGATAAAGGCAAACTGGAGGATGCTGTAACTTTTGGAACTAAG GCACTCTCGAAACTCGTTTCTGTATGTGGTCCTTACCATCGAATGACAGCAGGTGCATACAGTCTCTTAGCTGTGGTACTCTACCACACTGGGGATTTTAATCag GCTACTATCTATCAACAAAAAGCTTTGGATATTAATGAAAGAGAACTTGGACTTGACCACCCAGATACAATGAAGAGTTATGGAGATTTAGCAGTTTTCTACTACCGACTTCAACACACAGAGTTGGCATTAAA GTATGTCAATCGTGCCCTCTATCTTTTGCATCTTACATGTGGACCTTCTCATCCAAATACTGCTGCAACATATATAAATGTTGCAATGATGGAGGAAGGTCTCGGAAATGTCCATGTTGCACTCAGGTACCTTCACGAGGCTCTTAAGTGTAACCAGAGACTTCTTGGAGCTGATCATATTCAA ACTGCTGCCAGCTATCATGCTATTGCAATTGCTCTTTCTTTAATGGAAGCATACTCCTTGAGTGTTCAACATGAGCAAACTACACTTCAGATACTGCAAGCTAAACTTGGACCCGATGATTTACGTACTCAG AATTTTCTGCAGGATGCTGCGGCATGGCTTGAGTATTTTGAATCTAAAGCACTTGAGCAGCAAGAAGCTGCACGAAATGGTACCCCGAAGCCTGATGCTTCTATCTCTAGCAAAGGCCATCTAAG TGTCTCGGATTTGTTGGATTACATAGCTCCAGATGCTGAGATGAAAGCTAGAGAAGCGCAAAAGAAGCAAGCTCGTGCAAAG GTTAAAGGCAAAGCAGGACCAAATGGGGGAATAGCTACCGATGAATTTGAGAAGGATGAGCTTCTTTCTCCAACTAGTCCTGTTGTGGAGAACTCCAGTGATAAAGAGAACAAGTCAGAATTAGACAACAAATCAGAATTGAAGATTGCAGAACCCACACCTAAGGAATCTGAACACATTTTGATAGAGCAGACACTACTGGAGAAAAATGACGATGTGATATTAGAGGATACCTCTGAGGAAGGATGGCAAGAGGCTTTACCCAAAGGTCGTTCAACAATGGGGCGTAAGATTTCTAGTTCTAGGAGACCTAACCTTGCAAAACTTAACACCAACTTCACGAATGCTTCCCATTTACCAAGAGCTCGAGGTAAAACCACTAATTTTCCTTCTCCAAGATTGACTCCAAATGAATCTGCGGCATCATCTGGGCTATCTCCTGCTTCAAAGAAGTTTGTGAAGAGTGCTAGTTTCAGCCCTAAGTTAAACAGCGCTGCTTCACCATCTGGTGGTACTGAGAGATCTTCTAAGCCCAAATCGGCACCGCTCACCCCTGCTCAAGCTGAACAAGTTGTCAAAACTAATTCAATTGTCAGCTCAATCAGTGTTCAGGCAGCTGGAAAACTGTTTTCTTACAAAGAAGTTGCTTTAGCTCCACCTGGTACCATTGTGAAAGCAGTGGCAGAGCAATTGCCAAAGGATAGTAATTCAGAACAAAACAAGGAGACTGTGGCAACTGATTCAACTCTACCGACAACAGCGAGGACCAATGATGGAGAAAAGGCTCAGAAAGTCGGTGAAGAGAAGCAACATGATGATTCCGGTGAGAAAACCAATCAAGCAGTCAATGAAGCTCAACAAAGTAAAGAGAAAGCACCTGTATCATCCGAATCTTCTGAGGGGACAAAAGCTGACACTTCTGGGGAGATGGATGGAGTTGTCACAGCTTCTACAAATAGCTCTGTTCCGGGTATCCAAAATAATGGTTCCAGTGATTCAAATGCTACTTCCAAAGTCAATATTCTGGAAAGCAAAGCTGCTACTGATTTAGTGACAGAGAAGGATGCTTGTCTTACAAATGAAGGAGCTGCAGTTAaggaaaagaatgatgatgaaCCTGGTGATCTAGGAAGTGTCACATTGCCAACTGGAGTAGATAAAGATATTACTAGCAATGCTAGTACCGTGCCTACTGAATCAGACCAGCAAGGTGATTCTGAGACTGTAAAAGAAGCATCCAAGAAACTTTCGGCAGCTGCACCACCATTTAATCCATCACCCATTCCAGTTTTTGGCACTATCCCAGCACCAGGTTTCAAGGAGCACGGAGGAATATTGCCCCCTCCTGTGAATATCCCTCCTTTGCTTCCTCTGAGTCCTGTTCGTAGATCACCACATCAGTCAGCAACAGCACGAGTTCCGTATGGTCCACGCTTGTCAGGTGGCTATGGTAGGTCTGGAAATCGAGTTCCACGAAACAAGCCTGCTTTTCTCAATGCTGAACCTAATGGGGATGCCAACCATTTCGCTATTCCTAGAATCATGAACCCACATGCAGCTGAGTTTGTCCCTGGACAACCATGGGTTCCAAATGGCTTTCCGGTTGCTCCAAATGGTTACATGGCTTCACCAAATGGTATGCCTGTCTCACCAAATGGATACCCGATATCACCAAATAGCATACCAGTATCTCCAGATGGTTCTCCAGCATCCTTGAACAGTACACCAGTGACTGAAGACGGAATTTCAATATCTCCAGTTGAAGCAGGAGAATCCCCTTTAGCTGTGACTGTGGAAGAAGCTGCTGAAAATCACGATAAAGCGGTGGCTGGTGGGACTGAAGTGGAAACCTCCAGTAGTTTGGTAACTGATGAGACAGAAAGTCAGCAGATCATGCAGGATCAGGAAGAAGATGTAGAAAAACTACATGACATTCCTAACGATGATGAGAAATCACCGTGTGAAAATGGAGAAATGTCTGTAGATACTCCTGCACTATCTGATGAGATTACTGCTTCAAAAGAAACGTGTAATACTGTCGTTCTTGAGGAGAAAGGAACCAAGCGTTGGGGAGATTATAGTGACGGTGAAAATGAGGTTGTTGAGGTAGCAAGTTGA
- the LOC107025359 gene encoding protein TSS isoform X2, producing the protein MAPKTGKAKPHKAKGEKKKKEEKVLPNVIEITVETPNDSQVMLKGISTDKILDVRKLLAVNVETCHVTNYSLSHEVRGTKLKETVEIVSLKPCHLSLVEEDYTEEQSVAHIRRLLDIVACTTSFAGSSSSTKTTGRTGTEPGSENALSEPKSGKTKPQEPRKAGAKPSKPDGVAAVCDGVDAGEAAEKGDPAMMCPPPRLGQFYDFFSFAHLTPPIQYIRRSSRPFLEDKTEDDFFQIDVRICSGKPTTIVASRTGFYPAGKRALSSHSLVGLLQQLSRVFDAAYKALMKGFTEHNKFGNLPYGFRANTWVVPPFVADNPATFPPLPMEDENWGGNGGGQGRDGKHDHRPWAKEFAILAAMPCKTAEERQIRDRKAFLLHSLFVDVSVLKAVASIKHLVDNSSSSTIPYEEKIGDLLISVTKDLPDASNKLDNKNDGIQVLGMSPEDLAKRNLLKGITADESATVHDTSTLGVVVVRHCGYTAIVKVAAEVNWGTNPIPLDIEIDDQAEGGANALNVNSLRMLLHKSSTPQPSSQVHKLQGADVEDVLATKSLVRQVLDDSLQKLQEEDSKQVKSIRWELGACWVQHLQNQASGKVESKKTDEAKVEPAVKGLGKHGGLLKEIKKKSDDKSSKASSGNEVSSGDANNKELEKLDEEMEILWKKVLPEAAYLRLKESETGLHLKSPDELISMAHKYYADTALPKLVADFGSLELSPVDGRTLTDFMHTRGLQMCSLGRVVELADKLPHVQSLCIHEMVVRAYKHILQAVVAAVDNIANVAASIASCLNVLLGTPSAENGDSDDDLKWKWVETFLLKRFGWQWKDESREDLRKFAILRGLCHKVGLELVPKDYDIDSPFPFKKSDIISMVPVYKHVACSSADGRTLLESSKTSLDKGKLEDAVTFGTKALSKLVSVCGPYHRMTAGAYSLLAVVLYHTGDFNQATIYQQKALDINERELGLDHPDTMKSYGDLAVFYYRLQHTELALKYVNRALYLLHLTCGPSHPNTAATYINVAMMEEGLGNVHVALRYLHEALKCNQRLLGADHIQTAASYHAIAIALSLMEAYSLSVQHEQTTLQILQAKLGPDDLRTQDAAAWLEYFESKALEQQEAARNGTPKPDASISSKGHLSVSDLLDYIAPDAEMKAREAQKKQARAKVKGKAGPNGGIATDEFEKDELLSPTSPVVENSSDKENKSELDNKSELKIAEPTPKESEHILIEQTLLEKNDDVILEDTSEEGWQEALPKGRSTMGRKISSSRRPNLAKLNTNFTNASHLPRARGKTTNFPSPRLTPNESAASSGLSPASKKFVKSASFSPKLNSAASPSGGTERSSKPKSAPLTPAQAEQVVKTNSIVSSISVQAAGKLFSYKEVALAPPGTIVKAVAEQLPKDSNSEQNKETVATDSTLPTTARTNDGEKAQKVGEEKQHDDSGEKTNQAVNEAQQSKEKAPVSSESSEGTKADTSGEMDGVVTASTNSSVPGIQNNGSSDSNATSKVNILESKAATDLVTEKDACLTNEGAAVKEKNDDEPGDLGSVTLPTGVDKDITSNASTVPTESDQQGDSETVKEASKKLSAAAPPFNPSPIPVFGTIPAPGFKEHGGILPPPVNIPPLLPLSPVRRSPHQSATARVPYGPRLSGGYGRSGNRVPRNKPAFLNAEPNGDANHFAIPRIMNPHAAEFVPGQPWVPNGFPVAPNGYMASPNGMPVSPNGYPISPNSIPVSPDGSPASLNSTPVTEDGISISPVEAGESPLAVTVEEAAENHDKAVAGGTEVETSSSLVTDETESQQIMQDQEEDVEKLHDIPNDDEKSPCENGEMSVDTPALSDEITASKETCNTVVLEEKGTKRWGDYSDGENEVVEVAS; encoded by the exons ATGGCTCCCAAAACAGGAAAAGCTAAGCCACACAAAGCAAAgggagagaagaagaaaaaagaagagaaag TTCTGCCAAATGTTATAGAGATAACGGTAGAAACACCCAACGACTCACAAGTGATGCTTAAG GGGATATCAACGGACAAGATTTTAGATGTGAGAAAGCTCTTAGCCGTCAATGTAGAGACATGTCACGTGACCAATTACTCCTTGTCACATGAg GTGAGAGGAACAAAGCTAAAAGAAACGGTGGAAATTGTGTCGCTAAAACCGTGCCACCTCAGCTTAGTCGAAG AGGATTATACAGAAGAACAGTCAGTGGCGCATATTAGAAGACTTCTCGACATAGTTGCATGCACCACTTCATTCGCCGGTTCATCTTCTTCAACCAAAACCACCGGTCGAACCGGTACTGAACCCGGTTCAGAAAATGCACTCTCCGAACCTAAATCAGGCAAGACCAAACCTCAGGAACCGAGAAAGGCCGGCGCTAAACCGTCAAAGCCAGATGGCGTCGCCGCCGTATGTGACGGCGTCGATGCCGGTGAAGCGGCGGAGAAAGGTGATCCCGCGATGATGTGTCCTCCGCCGCGACTAGGACAGTTCTATGATTTCTTCTCGTTTGCTCATCTCACTCCTCCGATCCAAT ATATTAGGAGATCAAGTCGACCATTCCTTGAGGATAAAACAGAAGATGATTTTTTCCAAATAGAT GTCCGAATCTGCAGTGGCAAGCCAACAACAATTGTTGCTTCTAGGACAGGTTTCTATCCTGCTGGAAAACGCGCTCTTTCAAGTCACTCTTTGGTTGGATTGTTGCAACAATTAAGTCGAGTTTTTGATGCT GCATACAAGGCTCTCATGAAAGGATTCACTGAGCATAATAAG TTTGGGAATCTTCCTTATGGTTTTCGAGCAAACACATGGGTTGTCCCTCCTTTTGTTGCTGACAATCCAGCTACTTTTCCTCCACTTCCCATGGAAGATGAGAATTGGGGAGGAAACGGAGGTGGACAGGGAAGAGATGGTAAGCATGATCATAGGCCGTGGGCAAAGGAATTTGCGATCCTGGCTGCAATGCCTTGTAAAACAGCGGAAGAAAGGCAAATTAGAGATAGGAAAGCGTTTCTACTGCACAGTCTATTTGTCGATGTATCAGTTCTCAAAGCAGTTGCTTCCATAAAGCATCTAGTGGACAACAGCTCTAGTTCTACAATTCCATACGAGGAAAAAATTGGTGATCTTCTTATCAGTGTGACAAAAGACCTTCCCGATGCGAGCAATAAGTTGGACAACAAAAACGATGGCATTCAGGTGCTAGGCATGTCGCCTGAGGATCTTGCAAAGAGAAACTTACTAAAAGGCATAACTGCAGATGAGAGTGCAACTGTTCAT GATACTTCTACCTTGGGTGTAGTGGTGGTTAGGCATTGTGGCTACACAGCTATCGTAAAAGTTGCAGCTGAGGTGAACTGGGGGACAAATCCCATTCCTCTGGATATTGAAATAGATGACCAGGCAGAGGGAGGTGCAAATGCATTGAATGTTAACAG CTTGAGAATGCTATTGCACAAGTCATCAACTCCTCAGCCATCTAGCCAAGTACATAAATTACAAGGCGCAGATGTCGAAGACGTTCTAGCTACTAAGTCTTTAGTTAGACAAGTGCTCGACGATAGCTTGCAGAAGTTACAGGAAGAAGACAGTAAACAAGTGAAATCTATTAGATGGGAGCTGGGTGCATGTTGGGTGCAACATCTGCAAAATCAAGCCTCCGGGAAAGTTGAGTCTAAGAAAACTGATGAAGCTAAAGTAGAGCCAGCGGTTAAGGGTCTTGGAAAGCATGGTGGTCTGCTGAAGGAAATCAAGAAGAAGTCAGATGACAAGAGCAGCAAAGCCAGTTCAGGCAACGAAGTTTCTTCAGGTGATGCTAACAATAAAGAGCTAGAGAAACTAGACGAGGAAATGGAAATTCTTTGGAAAAAGGTGCTACCTGAAGCAGCATATTTGCGCCTAAAGGAATCAGAAACTGGTCTTCACCTTAAG TCACCCGACGAGTTGATCAGTATGGCACATAAATACTATGCTGATACTGCCCTTCCAAAACTG GTTGCTGATTTTGGGTCACTGGAGCTTTCACCCGTCGATGGAAGGACACTGACAGATTTCATGCACACCAGGGGTTTGCAAATGTGCTCCTTGGGGCGCGTG GTGGAACTTGCAGACAAACTTCCTCACGTTCAATCTCTTTGTATTCACGAGATGGTTGTTCGAGCTTACAAACACATACTGCAGGCTGTTGTGGCAGCAGTTGATAATATTGCTAATGTGGCTGCATCAATAGCTTCTTGTTTAAATGTATTGCTCGGGACTCCGTCTGCAGAAAATGGTGATTCAGATGATGACTTGAAATGGAAGTGGGTAGAAACTTTTCTTTTGAAGAGGTTCGGGTGGCAGTGGAAGGATGAAAGTCGGGAGGATCTTAGAAAATTTGCCATTCTTCGAGGTCTTTGTCACAAG GTAGGACTTGAGCTTGTTCCCAAAGACTATGATATAGACTCTCCATTTCCTTTCAAGAAGTCGGATATCATAAGCATGGTCCCCGTGTACAAG CATGTTGCATGCTCATCAGCGGATGGGCGTACGCTGCTGGAATCATCGAAAACTTCTCTGGATAAAGGCAAACTGGAGGATGCTGTAACTTTTGGAACTAAG GCACTCTCGAAACTCGTTTCTGTATGTGGTCCTTACCATCGAATGACAGCAGGTGCATACAGTCTCTTAGCTGTGGTACTCTACCACACTGGGGATTTTAATCag GCTACTATCTATCAACAAAAAGCTTTGGATATTAATGAAAGAGAACTTGGACTTGACCACCCAGATACAATGAAGAGTTATGGAGATTTAGCAGTTTTCTACTACCGACTTCAACACACAGAGTTGGCATTAAA GTATGTCAATCGTGCCCTCTATCTTTTGCATCTTACATGTGGACCTTCTCATCCAAATACTGCTGCAACATATATAAATGTTGCAATGATGGAGGAAGGTCTCGGAAATGTCCATGTTGCACTCAGGTACCTTCACGAGGCTCTTAAGTGTAACCAGAGACTTCTTGGAGCTGATCATATTCAA ACTGCTGCCAGCTATCATGCTATTGCAATTGCTCTTTCTTTAATGGAAGCATACTCCTTGAGTGTTCAACATGAGCAAACTACACTTCAGATACTGCAAGCTAAACTTGGACCCGATGATTTACGTACTCAG GATGCTGCGGCATGGCTTGAGTATTTTGAATCTAAAGCACTTGAGCAGCAAGAAGCTGCACGAAATGGTACCCCGAAGCCTGATGCTTCTATCTCTAGCAAAGGCCATCTAAG TGTCTCGGATTTGTTGGATTACATAGCTCCAGATGCTGAGATGAAAGCTAGAGAAGCGCAAAAGAAGCAAGCTCGTGCAAAG GTTAAAGGCAAAGCAGGACCAAATGGGGGAATAGCTACCGATGAATTTGAGAAGGATGAGCTTCTTTCTCCAACTAGTCCTGTTGTGGAGAACTCCAGTGATAAAGAGAACAAGTCAGAATTAGACAACAAATCAGAATTGAAGATTGCAGAACCCACACCTAAGGAATCTGAACACATTTTGATAGAGCAGACACTACTGGAGAAAAATGACGATGTGATATTAGAGGATACCTCTGAGGAAGGATGGCAAGAGGCTTTACCCAAAGGTCGTTCAACAATGGGGCGTAAGATTTCTAGTTCTAGGAGACCTAACCTTGCAAAACTTAACACCAACTTCACGAATGCTTCCCATTTACCAAGAGCTCGAGGTAAAACCACTAATTTTCCTTCTCCAAGATTGACTCCAAATGAATCTGCGGCATCATCTGGGCTATCTCCTGCTTCAAAGAAGTTTGTGAAGAGTGCTAGTTTCAGCCCTAAGTTAAACAGCGCTGCTTCACCATCTGGTGGTACTGAGAGATCTTCTAAGCCCAAATCGGCACCGCTCACCCCTGCTCAAGCTGAACAAGTTGTCAAAACTAATTCAATTGTCAGCTCAATCAGTGTTCAGGCAGCTGGAAAACTGTTTTCTTACAAAGAAGTTGCTTTAGCTCCACCTGGTACCATTGTGAAAGCAGTGGCAGAGCAATTGCCAAAGGATAGTAATTCAGAACAAAACAAGGAGACTGTGGCAACTGATTCAACTCTACCGACAACAGCGAGGACCAATGATGGAGAAAAGGCTCAGAAAGTCGGTGAAGAGAAGCAACATGATGATTCCGGTGAGAAAACCAATCAAGCAGTCAATGAAGCTCAACAAAGTAAAGAGAAAGCACCTGTATCATCCGAATCTTCTGAGGGGACAAAAGCTGACACTTCTGGGGAGATGGATGGAGTTGTCACAGCTTCTACAAATAGCTCTGTTCCGGGTATCCAAAATAATGGTTCCAGTGATTCAAATGCTACTTCCAAAGTCAATATTCTGGAAAGCAAAGCTGCTACTGATTTAGTGACAGAGAAGGATGCTTGTCTTACAAATGAAGGAGCTGCAGTTAaggaaaagaatgatgatgaaCCTGGTGATCTAGGAAGTGTCACATTGCCAACTGGAGTAGATAAAGATATTACTAGCAATGCTAGTACCGTGCCTACTGAATCAGACCAGCAAGGTGATTCTGAGACTGTAAAAGAAGCATCCAAGAAACTTTCGGCAGCTGCACCACCATTTAATCCATCACCCATTCCAGTTTTTGGCACTATCCCAGCACCAGGTTTCAAGGAGCACGGAGGAATATTGCCCCCTCCTGTGAATATCCCTCCTTTGCTTCCTCTGAGTCCTGTTCGTAGATCACCACATCAGTCAGCAACAGCACGAGTTCCGTATGGTCCACGCTTGTCAGGTGGCTATGGTAGGTCTGGAAATCGAGTTCCACGAAACAAGCCTGCTTTTCTCAATGCTGAACCTAATGGGGATGCCAACCATTTCGCTATTCCTAGAATCATGAACCCACATGCAGCTGAGTTTGTCCCTGGACAACCATGGGTTCCAAATGGCTTTCCGGTTGCTCCAAATGGTTACATGGCTTCACCAAATGGTATGCCTGTCTCACCAAATGGATACCCGATATCACCAAATAGCATACCAGTATCTCCAGATGGTTCTCCAGCATCCTTGAACAGTACACCAGTGACTGAAGACGGAATTTCAATATCTCCAGTTGAAGCAGGAGAATCCCCTTTAGCTGTGACTGTGGAAGAAGCTGCTGAAAATCACGATAAAGCGGTGGCTGGTGGGACTGAAGTGGAAACCTCCAGTAGTTTGGTAACTGATGAGACAGAAAGTCAGCAGATCATGCAGGATCAGGAAGAAGATGTAGAAAAACTACATGACATTCCTAACGATGATGAGAAATCACCGTGTGAAAATGGAGAAATGTCTGTAGATACTCCTGCACTATCTGATGAGATTACTGCTTCAAAAGAAACGTGTAATACTGTCGTTCTTGAGGAGAAAGGAACCAAGCGTTGGGGAGATTATAGTGACGGTGAAAATGAGGTTGTTGAGGTAGCAAGTTGA